One Gambusia affinis linkage group LG15, SWU_Gaff_1.0, whole genome shotgun sequence genomic window carries:
- the si:dkey-175g6.2 gene encoding trichohyalin: MVMTCHNDSSTARLILLVLLIVTPQLASSAPAWGEQGEGGVQGRTRTDHKEDTLGPLLSPPQSQIFPGTDDVSPDRVRGPGQDSQLDKVRDPEQVLAVLLESLDHPGDGEILASRNRDWEEEDQSQKPPSAEDMQGGEIRGAEQTEGVRGKEEDNEKLEADKAIEKVILGHLAAVQGDEIREKEEEEAKTTRSGEDQNATEEEMNNKEGEQEEGNNLEQLIEKVKSASRSEAEDPSLERKIRGYFQNIDLGLQDNEILPPLKGYKAYNTQLARAGKKQHWQDNMSRNRPVKGGNFMDDFDDAGEELEEEVEEEEESLSHMQEEARARAEKQEVLRQQEEAERAREEEQRLADIASDMLLQYMGRKQQSFMKPRQKSSNTAEDKRSEEVLPDEDDLDQQMIDRLIEISSKLHLPADDVIEIISDVEEKKKKRKELQQQPINSNPIIPRFRPLVPPPLATPPIYHYTASKNPKKAPYKHNKSNKKWHKDKVKSYKQDYWYKPQKQLDYWYKPQKQFLAFPSYPYYQKPYRAYYPVYFPYPKAQYYGKSSPSRDQPFGPQELDLQPPRRRHRGGGKNRAGQGWRQQPPPRLPLTPYISNYILPHPRTYQPLPPPKPVIAPRRGRRPQYYYPQVTPGDDYEEDGLVPQLDSEEELENFIERIYMKRKMY, encoded by the coding sequence ATGGTCATGACCTGTCATAACGACTCTTCCACAGCTCGTCTCATCCTATTGGTCCTGCTCATTGTCACTCCACAGCTAGCCAGCTCCGCCCCGGCATGGGGCGAGCAAGGGGAGGGAGGGGTGCAGGGGCGCACACGGACAGACCACAAAGAGGACACTTTGGGCCCCCTCCTCTCACCTCCCCAGTCCCAGATTTTCCCTGGCACAGATGACGTATCGCCAGACCGGGTTCGTGGTCCAGGTCAAGATAGCCAATTAGATAAAGTGAGAGACCCTGAGCAGGTGCTTGCTGTTCTTTTGGAGTCCCTGGACCACCCAGGGGATGGCGAAATCCTCGCCAGCAGAAACAGAGACTGGGAAGAGGAGGATCAGAGTCAAAAGCCGCCCTCCGCTGAAGACATGCAGGGTGGTGAGATAAGAGGTGCAGAGCAGACAGAGGGGGTGAGGGGGAAGGAAGAGGACAATGAGAAGCTAGAGGCTGATAAGGCAATTGAAAAGGTAATTTTAGGCCATTTGGCAGCTGTTCAGGGGGATGAAATCCgggaaaaggaggaagaggaggctaAAACTACAAGATCAGGGGAGGATCAAAATGCAACTGAGGAGGAAATGAACAACAAAGAAGGGGAGCAAGAGGAGGGAAATAATTTAGAACAACTCATAGAAAAAGTCAAATCTGCATCCAGATCAGAGGCAGAAGATCCCTCGTTGGAGCGCAAAATCCGAGGCTACTTCCAGAACATTGACTTGGGTCTGCAAGACAATGAGATCCTGCCTCCCCTGAAGGGCTACAAGGCGTACAACACTCAGCTCGCTCGAGCCGGGAAGAAGCAGCACTGGCAGGACAACATGTCGCGCAACAGACCCGTCAAGGGGGGGAACTTCATGGACGACTTCGACGACGCCGgcgaggagctggaggaggaggtcgaggaggaggaggagagcctCTCCCACATGCAAGAGGAGGCGAGGGCGCGCGCAGAGAAGCAGGAGGTTCTCCGGCAgcaggaggaggcagagagagcCAGGGAGGAAGAGCAAAGGCTGGCGGACATCGCCTCCGACATGCTGCTGCAGTACATGGGCAGGAAGCAGCAGTCCTTCATGAAGCCGCGACAGAAGAGCAGCAACACTGCCGAGGACAAGAGGTCAGAGGAGGTCCTCCCAGACGAGGACGACCTGGACCAGCAGATGATCGATAGGCTGATTGAGATCAGCAGCAAGCTCCACCTGCCCGCCGACGACGTAATCGAGATCATAAGTGatgtggaggagaaaaagaagaaaaggaaagaattgCAGCAGCAGCCGATCAACAGCAATCCAATCATTCCTCGCTTCAGGCCTCTGGTGCCTCCTCCTCTTGCCACTCCACCCATTTACCACTACACAGCCTCAAAAAATCCCAAGAAAGCTCCTTACAAGCACAATAAGTCCAACAAGAAATGGCACAAGGACAAAGTCAAGTCATACAAGCAGGACTATTGGTATAAGCCTCAGAAGCAGCTTGACTACTGGTATAAACCCCAGAAACAGTTTTTAGCCTTCCCCTCCTATCCCTACTACCAAAAGCCATATCGAGCCTACTACCCAGTTTACTTCCCATATCCTAAAGCACAGTACTATGGCAAGTCCTCCCCCTCCCGAGATCAGCCCTTCGGCCCCCAGGAACTTGATCTCCAGCCCCCGAGGCGCAGGCACAGGGGTGGGGGTAAGAACCGGGCCGGACAGGGCTGGAGGCAGCAGCCGCCCCCGCGTCTGCCTCTCACACCTTATATCTCTAACTATATCCTTCCTCACCCACGGACCTACCAGCCTCTGCCCCCTCCTAAACCGGTGATCGCGCCCAGGAGGGGCAGACGACCACAGTACTACTACCCACAGGTCACTCCTGGAGATGATTATGAGGAAGACGGACTGGTGCCTCAGCTGGATAGTGAGGAAGAGCTGGAGAACTTTATTGAGAGGATCTACATGAAGCGCAAAATGTATTGA